The DNA segment TTGGTTTCATCGGGGGTCAGCGCCTTGATCTCGACGGCATGAATCCTCCCGTCCTTCATGGGTTCGTCCAGGGCCTGATAGATCAGCCGATGGCGGTCGAGAAGCCCCTTGCCTTTAAAATGGTCGGAGACGACCCGGAGGCTGAAATGGTCCATCGTGCCGGTCCGGTCCGTCACCGAAACCACCGCATCGGGCAGTGCGGTCCGGACATAGGCGATCAATGTGTCCTGAGCGATCATCTATTATTATTTATACCAATGGTTCGCATTCTTGTGCAAGGGAATTGTATCGAGGCGCTTTGGTTTCCTCAATCCGATCGCAGGACGGCCAGGGGTTTCTGGCCCAGGAGGCGATGGGTGGTCAGGAAGCCGCCCGTCATGGTAACGATCACGGTTGCGGCCAGCCCGATCAGAAAGGTCAGGGGATAGAAGCGCCATGGAAGCTCCAAAAAGTAATGGACGATGCCCCATGACAATCCCGTGGAGAGGAGGCCTCCGACGATCCCCGCGACGACACCGAGCAGTCCGTACTCCACGGCCATCATGGCGGCCAGCGTCGGCCGGGTCGCGCCCAGCGTTTTAAAAAGGACCATCTCGGTGCGCCGCCGCGCGCGGGTCGCGGCGATCGCTCCCGACAGCACGATCAGGCCGACCAGCAACCCGAAGCCCGCCATGAATTGGACGGTCCGGATGATCTCCCTCAGG comes from the Nitrospiria bacterium genome and includes:
- a CDS encoding BolA family protein — encoded protein: MIAQDTLIAYVRTALPDAVVSVTDRTGTMDHFSLRVVSDHFKGKGLLDRHRLIYQALDEPMKDGRIHAVEIKALTPDETN